In Pogoniulus pusillus isolate bPogPus1 chromosome 2, bPogPus1.pri, whole genome shotgun sequence, the following are encoded in one genomic region:
- the SLC19A1 gene encoding reduced folate transporter, translating to MSKEDGDAKHAASETAPDQRWKLQVFYLCFYGFMTQIRPGESFITPYLLGPDKNFTRAEVTNVITPVLTYSYMAVLVPIFLLTDYLRYKPVLVLQSLSHISIWLLLVFGTSILAMQLMEFFYGVTMAARIAYSSYIFSLVTPSRYQRMASYSRSSVLLGVFTSSVLGQLCVTLGDVSFLTLNYVSLGFVSFGFILTLFLERPQRSLFFNHPKGAGDGAAPSELDKMAEGDSGGGTQDWQEAALCRMLREMGALIRQPQLRLWSLWWVFNSAGYYLMLYYVQILWNEIYPDVNKRWVYNGGVDAASTLLGAGASFAAGYVKIRWTLWSELVIGVVTAFQAGLLLLMTTTSNIWLCYAAYALFRGSYQFLVPIAIFQIATSLSKELCALVFGVNTFFSTVLKTIITIIVADKRGLGLSVHPQFYVYFGYFTLLAVAYLLAAIVVGIQHSRHKQPAEQAVSKELCPLPADTQAQEKSPEAGAVRT from the exons aTGTCGAAGGAGGACGGTGACGCCAAACATGCAGCATCAGAGACAGCACCAGACCAGCGCTGGAAACTGCAAGTCTTCTACCTCTGCTTCTATGGCTTCATGACACAGATCCGGCCTGGGGAGAGCTTCATCACCCCCTATCTCCTGGGGCCTGACAAGAACTTCACGCGGGCTGAG GTGACCAACGTGATCACGCCTGTGCTGACCTACTCCTACATGGCTGTGCTGGTACCCATCTTCTTGCTGACAGACTACCTGCGCTACAagccagtgctggtgctgcagagcctgagccATATCTccatctggctgctgctggtgttcgGCACCTCTATCCTGGCCATGCAGCTGATGGAGTTTTTCTATGGTGTCACCATGGCCGCCCGCATTGCCTATTCCTCCTACATCTTCTCCCTCGTCACCCCATCCCGCTACCAGCGTATGGCCAGCTACTCCCGCTCCTCTGTCCTCCTAGGCGTCTTCACcagctcagtgctgggtcagCTCTGTGTCACCCtgggtgatgtctccttcctcaCCCTCAACTATGTTTCATTGGGCTTCGTCAGCTTTGGCTTCATCCTCACCCTCTTCCTTGAGCGGCCCCAGCGTAGCCTCTTCTTCAACCatcccaagggggctggagatgGGGCTGCACCCAGTGAGCTGGACAAGATGGCCGAGGGGGACAGTGGTGGCGGGACACAGGACTGGCAAGAGGCAGCACTGTGCCGTATGCTGCGGGAAATGGGAGCTCTGAtcaggcagccccagctgcgTCTCTGGTCTCTATGGTGGGTCTTCAACTCAGCTGGCTACTACTTGATGCTGTACTACGTGCAGATCCTCTGGAACGAGATCTACCCCGACGTGAACAAACGCTGGGTGTACAATGGAGGAGTGGATGCTGCCTCCACACTGCTGG GGGCTGGTGCCTCCTTCGCAGCTGGCTATGTGAAGATCCGCTGGACGCTGTGGTCAGAGCTGGTGATTGGGGTGGTGACAGCTTTCCAGGCGGGGCTGCTCCTGCTTATGACCACCACCAGCAACATCTGGCTGTGCTACGCTGCCTACGCCCTCTTCCGTGGGTCCTACCAGTTTCTGGTACCCATTGCCAT ttTCCAGATTGCTACCTCGCTCTCCAAAGAGCTCTGTGCACTGGTCTTTGGGGTCAACACCTTCTTCTCCACCGTGCTGAAgaccatcatcaccatcattGTGGCTGACAAGAGGGGCTTGGGCTTGTCCGTGCATCCTCAG TTTTACGTGTACTTCGGCTACTTCACACTGCTGGCAGTGGCCTACCTGCTGGCGGCCATTGTTGTGGGCATCCAGCACAGCCGCCACAAGCAGCCAGCGGAGCAGGCCGTGTCCAAGGAGCTGTGTCCACTCCCTGCCGACACGCAGGCACAGGAGAAGAGCCCAGAGGCCGGTGCTGTGCGAACCTGA